The following are encoded together in the Humulus lupulus chromosome 5, drHumLupu1.1, whole genome shotgun sequence genome:
- the LOC133779029 gene encoding uncharacterized protein LOC133779029 yields MTMYYQHCYVPQINRYEPYSNNYNSQWEEYPNTFCGGNQYVEPNYYSQPEYNEFTPQYSDPSIGDLINALNASTLQLQQMSEQAYGPFPQQSPTGISQDQEPSISDMLKILLASTMQTQVILQSTEASLKSLESTMGQIVTSLNNREVKNIGELPTELESNPIENDSTLTLQSGPQLDMPPYPNITFDIIPTQEVNNSTPGASSPPEIETFTSVGPSSQNMLHKPTVRSYVPIPPFPSRLTKFKNEEENKVILKINISLHKTTKQVPPHAKLPKELSKNKRKLKGDKKMSVGENVSVILQRKLLPKCQDLGMSINSYTINKSRFDPCMIDLGARIDVMSYSIFASLNLGLLKETSVIIQLADHANAYPLRVVEDVLVQVLFGRPFLMTTNTKMDVRAGTLTMEFDGDVIKFNVFDSPGKIKGKETSLNDPP; encoded by the coding sequence ATGACAATGTACTATCAACACTGTTATGTTCCTCAAATTAATAGATATGAACCTTATTCTAATAATTACAATTCACAATGGGAGGAATATCCTAATACTTTCTGTGGTGGAAATCAATATGTTGAGCCAAATTACTACTCTCAACCAGAATATAATGAGTTCACACCACAATATTCAGATCCATCAATTGGAGATCTCATCAATGCATTGAATGCCAGCACTCTCCAACTTCAACAGATGTCAGAGCAAGCTTATGGGCCTTTTCCTCAACAATCTCCAACAGGAATCTCACAAGATCAAGAGCCATCAATTTCAGATATGCTAAAAATATTGCTGGCTTCAACTATGCAGACCCAAGTTATTCTTCAGAGTACAGAAGCGTCCCTCAAGAGTTTGGAGAGTACTATGGGACAAATTGTTACATCATTGAATAATCGTGAGGTTAAGAATATTGGAGAATTACCCACAGAATTAGAGAGTAATCCAATAGAGAATGATAGTACCCTAACTCTTCAAAGTGGTCCACAACTTGACATGCCACCTTATCCAAACATAACATTTGATATAATTCCAACTCAAGAAGTCAACAATTCAACCCCAGGTGCATCTTCTCCACCGGAGATCGAAACTTTCACGTCAGTTGGTCCATCATCACAGAACATGCTACACAAACCAACTGTCAGATCTTATGTCCCTATTCCTCCTTTTCCGAGTAGATTGACAAAATTTAAGAATGAGGAGGAAAATAAGGTGAtccttaaaatcaatatttcgCTCCATAAAACCACTAAGCAAGTACCACCACATGCTAAGCTTCCTAAGGAGTTATCCAAAAATAAAAGGAAGTTGAAAGGTGATAAAAAGATgagtgtgggggagaatgtttctGTTATTCTTCAAAGGAAGTTGCTACCCAAGTGTCAAGACCTTGGGATGTCTATAAATTCATATACTATCAATAAAAGCAGGTTTGATCCTTGTATGATAGATTTAGGAGCACGTATTGATGTTATGTCTTATTCTATTTTTGCTTCTTTAAATCTAGGGTTGTTAAAAGAAACTAGCGTTATTATTCAGTTAGCTGATCACGCTAATGCTTATCCCCTAAgggtagttgaagatgttttGGTACAGGTTTTATTTGGGAGGCCATTCTTGATGACAACAAATACAAAGATGGATGTTAGAGCTGGAACACTAACAATGGAATTTGATGGCGACGTTATCAAATTCAATGTGTTTGATTCTCCTGGTAAGATCAAGGGGAAGGAGACTTCATTGAATGACCCACCATGA